GCTGTAGAGGCGATGCCAGGCGGTCAGATCGCGCGGGCTGGTTTCGACGAGGACGACGAAGCGTTCACCGGCCAGATCACTGGTGACCTTTAGCGTAGCCAGATGTTCCCAGGGGACGGGCAGCCAGCTACCGGCGAACTCTACGAGCAAGCCCTGGTGACTGGTGCGTATAGCCGGAAAGGCATTGCGGAGCATCAGTGCCACAAACAGGGCCAGCGCCGCCCAGACCAGTGGCCCGAACAGAGTGGGCGCCAGGTCCCAGATACTCGTCACGGGAGCGCCGGAGCCGCTGGCGATCCAGGTCACCACCGGTCGCAACCAGGGAACGGTGGCGAGCCAGGCATCATTACGACCATAGATGCCCCACAGGCCACGCAGGAGCGTCGCGCCGAGATTCACCATCGCGAACACGACCAGCAGCGCCGAGAGCCAGGCAATCGCGGCAGTGACGAGGCGCGGATAGCGATGATAGCGTTCTTGGATACGCACCGTGACTCTCAGGCCAGTAGATCAGGACTCGGTTCCGCGAGTTGCAACTGGCGCACGCGCAACTCGGCGGCGTCGAGCAGGCGCTGGCACTCGGCGGCAAGGCGAACACCCTGCTCGTACAGTTCCAGGGTCTCTTCAAGGGGGAGTTCACCCGCTTCGAGCCGCGCGACCACCTGCTGGAGGCGCGCGTAGAGGGTCTCATAGGTTTCCATCGGTGTTTGCGCGTTCATGCACTGCTCCGCATTGCTGCCAGAGATCAGGAGCGCAACGCCCTTCGGCGAGGGATGCGGGGGTCACAAGCCCCCATACGATTTCCCTTGCCGGTGCGGCGTGGCTTCTCCGCGCCACACCGGAAAGAGGCTTGCGGCGGGAGTTTAACCCCCGAGACTCCCTACGGGGAAATCTCATTGTACTATTAACCTGCCTCATCTGCCGTAGCGCGCAACTCACCATCGCGCAGGGTTATCGTCAACGGTGTGGTGGGAGGGGCCTGGAGCGGATCGGTAAGCACCTGGCCGGTATCGGCACGGCGCGCCACGGCGTAGCCACGGGCCAGGGTGGCGCGGGGACTGAGGATCTGGAGTCGTCCGGCGAGACCGGCGAGGGCGACGCTCCGCAACTGAACGGCGGCGCTTACGGAGCGTTCCAGTCGGCGAAGCAGGTCGTCCACCTGTTGACGCTCGCGATCCAGTCTCCGGAGAGGGGCATGGCGCTCGACGAAGCGGGAGGCTTCGGCCACCTGACTACGGCGGAGGGCCAGGATGGCGCTTACGGCCGCATCGAGGCGCGCGCGGGCGCCGGCCACTTCAGCGAGGAGTTCCGGCAGGTCGGGCACGACCAGTTCGGCGGCGGCGGATGGGGTCGGAGCGCGCCGATCCGCGACCAGGTCAACAATGGTCGTATCGGTCTCGTGCCCGACGCCGGTGATGACCGGCACGGGACTGGCGAACACGGCACGCGCCACGGCCTCATCGTTGAACGACCACAGATCTTCGAGCGAACCGCCGCCCCGCGCCACAATGATCACGTCCACTTCAGCCTGAAACAGGCTGGTAAGGGCCGCGACGATACTGTCCGGCGCCCGTTCGCCCTGGACCAGACAGGGCGCCACCAGCACTTCGACCAGCGGACAACGGCGGCCGAGGATGGTGAGCATATCGTGCAACGCCGCGCTCTGGGGGGCGGTCACGATGCCGATGCGGCGAGGACGAGCGGGCAAGGGGCGCTTGCGCTCGAGATTGAAGAGGCCCTCGGCGGCAAGACGGGCCTTCAATTCTTCAAAGCGGGCATGGAGGACGCCGACGCCCGCAGGCAGGAGCATGTCGGCGTACAGTTGCAGATCGCCGCGTTGGGGATAGATTGACACATAGCCATGCACCAGGACGGCCTCGCCGGGTTGCGGCAGGGCGCCGAGACGCGCGGCGGCCGAGCGCCACATGACCGCGCGGAGCAGCGCCTGCGAGTCTTTGAGGCTAAAATAGCAGTGACCGGAAGCGGCATGCCGCTTGAACTCCGAGATTTCGCCCTCGACCCACACATCGCTAAGGAGCGGGTTGGTTTCGAGCAGTTCACGGAGGTAATTGTTCAACTCGCTGACGGAAAGGGCCTGGTACATGCGGGGGGCCGGGCGACCGATACCGGATGCGTGCCGCACACATCTGTCATGGGCGACCCGTGTGCGGCTTAGAGCGGCTCGATAACCATAAGCGGCTGGCCATACTCAACCGGCTGGCCGTTTTTCACCAGGATCCGCGCGATACGGCCGGCGGCATCGGCTTCGATCTCATTCATCATCTTCATGGCTTCGATGATGCCGATCGTATCCCCGATGCGCACTTCATCACCCTCCTGAACGAAAGGCGCATCCTTAGGCGAGGGCGCGGCGTAGAACGTGCCAACCATCGGCGCGAGCACCGTATGCCCCGCGGGCGTCTCGACGGGCGGACCTTCCGGCGCCGGGGCGGACTGGAACACCGGCTGTAGCGGCGCACTCGGCAGGGGCGAAGGCAGCGTCGTCGGCAGGATCGGCGCCACAGGAAAAGACTGGGACGGCTGCGGAGGCACGCCGCGCTTGACGTGCAGTTTGGCGTCGCCACGCTCGATCAACAACTCTGAGATATCCGTCTCGTGGATCAGGCGCAGCACTTCGCGCACGGCATCAAGCCCGAAAACATCGGAACTGGTGTCAGGGCGATCAGACATTACGTTGCTCATCGCTTTGGCCAGAGCCTCTGTGGTGCGGAAACGCCCCTATTGTAGCATAGAATTGCCGCAGCGCGGCAGGGCGGGCACGCGAGGGCTGCACCCTTCTCTTCCCCGCTGGCTGACTGACGATCGCGCTGAGAGCTGCCGGCCTCCTGCGCACCGGAGGGGGCGCAGAGGAACGCAGACGCCTGCCGCGTAGTCACCTCTTTACACAACGTAGCAGTCCTTTACCTTTCACCAGCGACTATCCGTGGTATCCTCGTGTGACACAAAATCGTGAAGTCATGCACAAGGAGCGCTTCTATGCCCCAGAACCTCGGCACGTCCGACCGCGACATCCGTCTGGTGCTCACAGCGGTGTTCGGGCTGATAGCCCTGTTTGCCCCTTCCGCGGGCGTCTGGCAGATCATACCGGCGCTGCTGGCGCTGGCGATGCTCACCACCGCCGCCGTAGGCTTCTGCCCTTTATACTCCGTTTTTGGCATCAGTACGAACAAGGAACAAAGCGGCGTCGGGAAGTAACGTATCACCTGCGAGGGGGAAGGTACACGAGCAATGGGCGCCGGTGCACGGTCTGCTCGGCGGCTGGCAACCCGGCTACCAGGCAAGGTTATCCAGGCGCGGAGGGCTACGCCCTCCGCGATGCTGTCTCTCCGGGTGAGGTTTGCCAATCTCCATTGCCGTATGGCGGTGGAGGGAGCCCGATCAACCATCGTTCACACGATGTCATGTCACCGCCTTCCTTGATCACGGTAAGCGTCTACCGGCGCAACTACGGCTATCGCTACACCGATCTGCCAGTGGACCGGCTCGAAACCTCGGGACTGCTGATTGACTGCAGCGAGAGCTTTACCCGCCCCGAACACTACGATCTCCGACCAGGGGACATTGTGCGCTGGCGGGCCGGCGACCGGTGGATCGAGGCCGTTATTAGCTCGGTCATCCGCGACGCTACATCCGTGCGCGCGGACCTGTCCGGCGCGCATCTGCTTCCTGCTGACTTTTTTCCCTATTGAACGCGGCCGGTTGCAGGAGGAGGACCAACAGGTCGCCCGCTGCCCCCGCTCCGGCGGGCGCCATCCGCCCTGATCCGGATTGGCAGGCAGGAAAACCGGGTTTCCCCGTGGGGCAAAAAAACTGGTTCGCGTTCTATCAATCCAACAAGGAACGCGAACCATCTCTATCAACTTTTGTCATTTGCGCTCATGGTATGCGCCAGGGGGAGAAACGTCAATGCAATGACTGGTCATCCATACACCCTGGCAGATGAGCAATTGTCAATCACCCGGACAGGGACGAGGCCTGAAGGCGACCAGTCTGCCGCAAACCCCACACCGGCGACGACGGTGGGCGACAGGGCATCATGACAGTTTGTTCAGCCAGGCGACCCGCCTCGCCCGAGGCGGGTTTGCCGATCGGACGGCGCCCCCGCAGAGTGTCTGCGGGGGCGTTTTTAGCCGCCTCAGAGATACTTCTCGCCACGGATCACCTCGGCATCCATACAATAGACGATGACAGCATAATCGGCAAAGTAGTGATCGGCCACGTAGGTCATGATCCGCTCGGCGACCTCGGGCGAGACCAGGGTCTCGATACGCAGATTGGGACCTTCCCAACTGCTGGCGTGCACGCCTCGCGTTCCCTCGCCACGGGCCATCACCAGCGTGTAGCCTCTGGCGCCGAGTTGCCGAAGTTCGCGTAACAGGCGCTCTTCCAGCAGCGCCTCAGCGACGATGGTTACCAGCTTAAGTTTGTGCACCGGGCGCCTCCTCCACGATGGTACGGAACGGGCTTTCAGGAGAGGCCGGCCCCCTCCGCGCCTCCCCTTCGCGAGCGAAGCCTCACCGCAGCAGCAATTGTGCAACGAGACGTCGCCTGAAACGAGGCGTTCAGAGGGACTTCGCCCCTCCGAAGCGCCCCTCAGGGGATGGTTTTCATTGTAGCACTAATAGAACAGGTTTGATAAGCTGTAGTAGAGCGGAATGCCGAAGGCCAGATTAAACGGAAAGGTGATCGCCAGCGAGGCGGTCAGGTAATAGCTCGGGTTGGCCTGAGGCAAGGCGATACGCACGGCGGCGGGGGCGGCGATGTAGGAGGCGCTGGCCGCGAGGGTGCCCAGCACCACCGCACCTCCGGGCGAGAGACCGGTCAGACTGCCGAGCCAGATGCCGGCGATGCCCGAAGCAATTGGCATCAGAATGCCAAAGGCTACCAGAAACAAGCCTACCTTGCGCAGATCACTCAACCGTCGCGCGGCGACCATGCCCATTTCGAGCAGGAAGAGCGTCAACGCACCTTTGAAGGGATCCACAAACAGAGGCGCAACCTGCTTCAAACCCGTCTGTCCAGAGAGAAGGCCTATTACCAGCCCGCCCAGAAGCAAGAGAATGCTCTTACCGGCCAGCAGTTCACGGAATACCTCGCCCCAACCGCCTCCATGTCCCATCGCTACGCGGGCGATCAGCAGGGCCACAACAATCGCCGGCACCTCCAGTATCGCGACCAGGGTGGGAGTAAAGCCTTCATACGGCACCTTCAGCGCTTCCAGGAAGGTTTGCACAGCGGCGAAGGTCACTGCGGAGACCGAGCCGTAATGAGCGGCCAGGGCCGCCGCATCGGCGATCTCAAAGCGGCCCAGGCGGCGGAGTATGACATAGGCCACTACCGGAATGATCAATCCCAGGGCCAGGGTTGCCAGAGCCGGCCATAGGATGACGGAGAACGGCGTCTCGGAGAGAGCCGCGCCGCCCTTCAAGCCAATGGCCAGCAAGAGGTAAATTGATAGACCGACATACAACTCCTCGGGAAACTTGAGATCGCTGTGGACCAGCGTGGCGATTCCCCCCAGCACGAACGCAAGCACCATCGGCGAGAGCAGGTTCAGTCGCACCAGGTCGAGAATAGTCACCCGGAACCCCCTTGTATCCAGAACACGAAAAGGGCACAGAGGCCAGGCCAGTCCCTGACGCACTCTATGCCCTCAACAATCAACCGCAGGCCGTCTGCGGCGCTGTGCGCATAACTCCTGCTGATAGGGGGGAGCGCACGTTGCGCCCCTGACACTATGGCGCCTCCAATCAGCCTCCGGTCGCCTGTTCTTGCCACCGCAGAATCATCCCAGGTAAGGTAGGGAGTCTGGCCGCCACACGGCATCCTCACCGGTGGAGGCAACGGAACTAATCGGCGGACAGGGCCGGCTCGGGCTCCTCAGACGGCGGAGAAAGCGTGTCCCATTCGTGATAGCCCGTTTCGTAGGCGTCAACACCAAACAATTCGGCGGCAATGTAGGCGGCGGTCTGGGGCGAAATACGCCCGTTCTTCAATCCTTCCTCAAGCGCGGCAAGCAATTCAAAACGGTCCACGGTTTTCACCTCCCATCATCGGCGCCGGCGCGGCACCACGTCGTCACGCGCCATTCGGTCTGTAACGCCGTGAATGATATACGCAGCCGGCGCTTTGTGCAAGAGGAGACCTTCCCGGTAAAACGGCTGGTGCAGAGTCTCCGGAGCCTGCCCCAAACCCCAGGTTTTCGTTGGCTCTGGCGGCGTAGCTGCCAGAATCAACGAGAAATGGCCGTATCGAGCGATTACGCCGGCCCGATCCCTCCGCTGGAGGCAGACTTTGCATCAGCCCTGTTCCCGGTAAAGTGGTAAGGGATATGCTATACTACGTGGCGATATTCGCCGCAAGGGCCGGCGCCCACGGAGGTGTTGACGTGACCACACAGGACCCGGACGTTCACGTCATCCCCAATCTTACCTTCAAAGTCGCCGAGCGCGAGGACCTGGAGAAACCCTACCGGGTGATTATCGAGAACGATGATGTGACGCCGATGGATTTCGTCGTCACCGTCCTCCGCGTCTTTTTCGGACTGAGCTTCAACCGGGCGGTAGTGGTGATGCTGACAGCTCATTACGAAGGGCGAGCCCATGTGGCGACCTTGCCGTATGAAGAGGCGCGGGAACGAGTGTACAACGCCCACCATGCCGCTCGGGAGGCCGGTTACCCGCTGACGTTCTACCTGGAGCCTGACACCTGACCTTTACCACCGGGGATTACGCATGACCTGGCCACGTTTCGCCGCGATCAGTTTGCTCTGTCTGGCGCTGGTCGCAAACTGCGCCCCTGTTGCGTCGCAGCGGGACCCCTCTGCACCTGCCGGCCAGCCTGGGACGGCCGTTGCCGTCTTGAAAGCCTCTGCTCCCACGCCAACCCCCGTCTTCGCCACCGGAACCACCGTCGCGGGGATCACCGTGGCCGGTCTGACGTTGGACCAGGCCGAGCGGCGCCTCCGCGCGGCGCTCAGCGTCCCGCCGGAAATCGAGGTGCGGGTAGGATCGCTGCGTCGGTCGCTTGGCGCAGAGCTGATCGGGCTGACAGTGCCGGTAGAAGAACTGCTCACCCGCGCCGCGCCGGCCCTGGCCGGCTCAACGCCCGTCACGGTTTCGGCAGCCTTCGACTACGATCAGGCGGCCCTCCGCAGGGAGATCGCGGCGCTGGCCGCCGAAGTCGCCGTGCCGCCGACTATTCACGTCATCACCTCCACCGAGGCGCTCTCACGGAGCTTCGGGTTTACCCCCGGACGCATCCTCGAAGTTGACGCTGCCGTGGCCCGGATCGGCCAGGGTCTTGCCGCCGGCGACGCGGGCCCCTTCACTCTGACGCTGAGCGAGGACGCGACGCCGCCGCGGGCGCCACTGATCCAGCTCCGCGAGGAGGTTGAGGCGCTGGCCGCTGAGTGGCCGGGTGTAGTTGGCTTTCAGCTCATCGATCTGCAAACCGGGGCCAGCGTCGGCTTCCATGAGCACACGGTGTTTGCCGGGGCCAGCACCATCAAAACGGCGATCATGCTCAACACGTATGTCAATCTCGACGATATCGGCGAGCGTGAGCAGGAGTTGCTCGCAAAGATGATCGGCGAGAGCGACAATCTGGCTGCGAACGACCTGCTGGCCGCCGCTGCGGGGGGCCGGGGAACCGAGTACGCTTTCGTTGGGGCCGACGCGATGAGCATCATGCTGCAGGAGAAGCTTGGCCTGAAGCATACCTATCTGTATATCCCCTTCGAGGCGACAGATTATATCAGGCTGTATAAGCCGAAGTTTCGCTGCGGGCCGAAGGGCCCCGTGGGTGAAAAACCCTACACGGAGCATGGGAATTGCCTCCGCGCCGAGCCGGCCTCGATGGCCCGGCTTTACCAGTTGATTGACCAGTGCGCCGCGAACGAGGGGTTGCTTCTGGAACGCTTCGAGCGCCTGACCGCCGCTCGCTGCCAGGAGATGCTCGATTATCTCGCCGCCAACGATGACCAGACGCGGCTCGTCGCAGGGGTGCCGCCAGGGGTCAGGGTGGAGCATAAGAGCGGCTGGATTGAAGATATGCAGGCTGACGCGGGCATTGTGCGCTCGCCCAACGGCGCCTATGCCATCGCCATCTACATCTACCGGCCTCTGCCTCCGGGGCGGCACTTCTGGCCCGATGAACTGATGGCGCCGGTCGTGGCCGCGTTTTCGCGCCTGGCCTACACCGCCTACAACCCCGTGCGCCTTGATAGGCGGGTGGAAGAGAGCGGGCACACCAGACTTCTCCGCCCGCCTGCCGGTGGGGCGGAATTGAACTGAGAGAGTCGTCGCCCGGAAACGCAGCAAGCAGCCTTTGCCGGCAGGCAGGATCAACCGATGGCCGTATTGCCGATTACACGCCTGGTGCTCTTCAAGCATGGAGTAGGCTACATTGAGCGCCGCGGATCCTTCCAGGGAGAACGCCTGGAGTTGAGCTTCCCGCGCGAGGCTACGGACGATGTGCTCAAGAGCCTGATCGTGCTTGACAACCGTGGCTATGTACTCGGTGTGGACTTCGAGACGCCCGAGGATCGGGCGGCGCGTCTGGGCCGGGTCAGCATCGGTCTCTCAGAGGAGCGCCGCTTGCTCGATCTACTGCGCGATCTGCGCGGCCGCGCCGTGCGAGTGGCGCTCAACGGCGGCAACAAGCGACCTGAGAGCGTGGTCGAGGGTCTGCTCCTGGGGGTGGACTATGAACCGGAGATGACGCTGCGCCGGGCCACGCTGGCAATCTACCAGCCCGAAACGCGGCAGGTGCGCGTGTTGCCGGTCGTTCAGCTCGCGCACCTGGATCTGCTCGACGATCAGGCGGATAGCGACCTGCGCTACGCACTGCGCGTCGCTCGCGGCGAAGAGCAGCGCCAGAGCGCCATGCTGCGCCTTTCGCCCGGCGAGCACGACCTGCTGCTGGCCTACATCGCGCCTGCGCCCGCCTGGCGAGTGAGTTATCGCCTGCTCTACGAGGAGGAGCGGCTGAACCAGCCTGCTTCGGCCCCGCCACCCGCGGAAGTGCTGTTGCAGGGCTGGGGGCTGTTCGATAATCAACTCGACGAGGATCTCTGCGAGGTCGAGTTGACGCTCATGGCGGGTATGCCTATCTCCTTTCGCTACCGGCTCGCATTGCCCCACACCCCCGAGCGCCCGCTGGTTGAGGACGAGGAGCGCACGGTAGCCGGACCGCTGTTCTTTGACAGAGCGCCGCCCCCCGCGCCGGAGCTGGCCGCGGGGATAATGGCAAAGAGCAACGCCGAAGCCGACGCGGCCTCGCTCGCCCCCACCGTGCGCCTGGCGACCCGTCGCCTGGAGGAAGGTATACCCGCGAGCGCCAGCGGCGACGAGCGCGGCGCGCTCTTTGCCTATCACATCACCCACCCGGTGAGCGTCGCCCGCGGCCAGTCGGCGATGGTTCCGATTGTCAGCCGGCGCCTGCCCGCCCGGCGCGAATTGCTCTACAGCGGCGCGAAGCACCCCCGCCATCCAGTTGCCGCTTTGCGCTTCAGCAACGTTACCGGCCTGACCCTTGAACGCGGTCCGGTGACAGTGCTCGAAAATGGCGATTACGCTGGTGAGGCGGTGCTGCCCTTTACCCGCGCCGGAGATGAACTCATCGTGCCCTACGCCGTGGAGCTGGGGATAGAAGTCACCGAAGAACGGCGCGGCGAGCGCCGTACCGCCAGCGTCAGGCTGGAAGGCGAGTATCTGCGGATCGAGGAGCACGAATCGAGCATCACCGATTATGAACTCGTCAGCGCCCTTGATCGCGCCGTGGTGGTAACTCTGGAACACGCCCGCAACCCGGCCTTTGAGGTGGTCGGGCCGCGCCCGCCTGAGGAGGAGCGTGCCGGGTTCGCCCGCTGGCGCGTGCCCTGTGAACCCCGCGCGCGCATTCGCTTCACGGTGACCGAGCGACGGCTGCTGAGCCGCTTCGAGTCTGTTCGCGGCCTTACCGGCGAGCAGTTGCGCGAGTTTCTTGCTGACCGGCTCCTCGATGTGGCTACTGTCAAGGCCCTCGGTGCGGTGCTCAGGATCTACCAGCAGATCAACGCCGCCCGGGAAAAGCTCCAGCAACTCGGCCTTCAGCGCGACGAGATCTACAAACGCCAGCGGCAGATCCGCAGCAATCTGGAGCCGCTGGGCCGCGAGGGCGAGGAAGGCGTCCTGCGCCAGCGCTACGTCGCCACGCTCAACGAACTGGAGAACCGCCTGGCCGCGCTCGCCGAAGATGAGGCGGGCCAGCGCGCAGAGATCGCGCGCCTGGAGGAGCAGGCCGCGCGAATCTTGCGAGGATGATACGATTTTGGATTTTGGATTGCGACCTGGCGCAGCCGGGAAGCGGTAAGGTTGCGCTGATGCTTTGCCTGGTCGCCTGAAACGACACGATGAGCAATCGTCTTGATTTCCGCACGCTGTTGATCATGCTCGCGGCTCTCACCATTGGCGTGAGCTGGGCCGCCTTTAACTTCGCCTCGACGGGTGGCGCGCGCAACGATGCTGCCGTGCGCCCCCTGGTCTGGACGGTGTTTGCCACACCTGCGGCCCTGTTCATCGGCTGGATCATCGCCCGCCGGCAGGAAGCGGGGCTGGCGGCGTTCTGCTGCTTCTGTCTCTACTTTTTCGCCTTCTTTGTCGCCCAGCGCATCGAGACGCTCTTCTTTACCCTGGAAGAGGCGCGGGCCAGCGGGCATAGCTTCTACTTCACCACCATGCTGGTGATCCACGCCCTGACGGGCGCCGGCCTGAGCCTCTGGCGCGCCCTCGCACCAGCGTCTGTGTCCGCGGAGGCGGGATAGGCGCGCCTCCGGGAGAGCTTTGCCCTCCCGAACGCTCCCATGAGGCAGGGGCGTGTGGAAACCAGGTTTCTCCACCTCCCTCCAATTCGGGTTTGCTATAATTCAGTTGCGACCTGATACGTGGCGCATCTGGCATCTTCCCCTGAGCAAGCGGTCGGAGAAGAGAGTTTCTGGGAGGGCTTCGCTCTCGCAGAAACTCGCGTTCAGGAAGCTGACCAGGGCCCCAAAACGTCTGGCATCATGATCCGCACACCCCGCGAGTACCAGGAAGACCTCGAAGCCCGGGTGCTCTCGACCTTCGCCGCCCGCAGCAGCGCCGCCGTGCGTGACTACCCCGAGCCGCCCTGCGCGGTGCGCCCGGCCTACCAGCGTGACCGCGACCGCATCCTGCACTCCAAATCCTTCCGCCGCCTCAAACACAAGACGCAGGTGTTCATCGCCCCCCCGGGCGACCACTACCGAACCCGTCTGACCCACACCCTGGAGGTGACGCAGATCGCCCGCACGGTCGCACGCGCCCTGCGCCTCAACGAGGATCTGACCGAGGCCATCGGTCTGGGGCACGACCTGGGGCACGCGCCCTTCGGGCACGCTGGCGAAACCGCCCTGACGCGCATCTACCCCGACCACTTCCGCCACAACGAACAGTCGCGACGCATCGTTGAGGTGCTCGAACACGGCGGTCAGGGTCTCAACCTGACCTACGCCGTCCGCGAGGGGATCTACCTGCACTCCAAGGCCCGTCGCGACATTATGACAACCGCCTGGGGCACGGCCAGCACGCTCGAGGGCCAATTGATCAAGATCTGCGATAGCGTGGCCTACATTAACCACGACATTGACGACGCTATTCGCGCCGGGGTGCTGCGCGAGGAGGATCTGCCCGCCGAGGCCATCGCGGTGCTGGGACGCAGCCACCGCGAGCGCATCAATACCATGGTCGGCGACCTGATCCAGTTCAACTGGTGGGCCACCGGCGAGGCGAACCCGCCTGACCCGCCACTGATCGGCATGAGTCCAGCCGTGCTTGCCGCCACCAACCAGTTGCGCGATTTTATGTTCCGCGCCGTCTACCAGGATCGGCGCGCCAGGGCCGAGAGCGAGAAGGCGCGCTTTATTATCGAAACGCTCTACGAATATTATGTCAAACATCCTGACGAGATCCCCGAAGAATTGCAGCGCATCAACCAGCAGCGCAGCGAACCGGTCGAGCGCATGGTCGTTGACCACATTGCCAGCATGACCGACCGGTACGCGATTGAGACCTTCAAGCGGGTATTTATTCCCCGGACCTGGGGCGGGTAGCGGCGAGAAACTTCCGTCAGGCGGGGGGTGAAGAACCTTGGTCTGCTCATCCCCCTCCAACCGCTATGAACCAGATTGACGACGTTCGCAACCGCACCGACATCGTGGAACTGATCACCTCGATGGGCGTGGGGCTGCGCCGCACGGGGCGCAGCTACGTGGGCTTCTGCCCCTTCCACCCCAACACCCGCACCCCGGCCTTCACGGTGTACCCTGAAACGCAGAGCTTCTACTGTTTTGGCTGCCACGCCTCGGGCACGGTCTTCGACTTCGTGATGCGCAAGCAAGGTCTCGACTTCCGCGGGGCGCTGGAGTTGCTGGCCGCCCGCGCGGGCGTCACCCTCGCCCCGCGGAGCGACAGCGCGCGCCAGGAGGACGCCCGGCGCGCGCGGCTGCTCGAACTCAACGCCCTGGCAGCGCGGGTCTTCAACCACATCCTGCTGGCTACCCGGCGGGGCGAACCGGGTCGCGCCTATCTAGAGCAACGGCAGGTCAACGCGGAGATGGTTGACGCCTTCCAACTGGGCTACGCGCCCGATGAGCGGCGTTTCCTGCTCGAATACCTGACCGAGAAGAAAGGTTACACGCCCGAAGAGGTTGAAGCCGCCGGACTGGCGGTGCGCCATGAGAGCGGGCGATTCTACGACCGCTTTCGGAGCCGCCTGATCTTCCCCATCCGTAACGCGAAGGGCGAGACGGTAGGCTTCGGCGGGCGGATCATCGGCGATGGGCAGCCCAAGTATCTCAACTCGCCCGAAACTCCGGTCTTCAAAAAGGGCGAGTTGCTCTATGGTCTCGACCTGGCCCGCGAGGCCATCCGCACCGAGGACCGCACGATCGTCGTCGAAGGCTACTTTGACGTGATCAGCGCCCACCAGCACGGCTTTCGCAACGTGGTTGCGCCGCTGGGCACAGCTCTGACCCGCGGCCACGTCGCGCTGCTCAAGCGTTTGTCGCACAACGTCCTGCTGGCCCTCGACGCCGACGCCGCAGGCCAGCGCGCCACCCTCAAGGGGCTGGACGCCCTGCGCGAGAGCGCCGAAGCCGACGGGCGGA
This genomic stretch from Chloroflexaceae bacterium harbors:
- the xseB gene encoding exodeoxyribonuclease VII small subunit, whose protein sequence is MNAQTPMETYETLYARLQQVVARLEAGELPLEETLELYEQGVRLAAECQRLLDAAELRVRQLQLAEPSPDLLA
- the xseA gene encoding exodeoxyribonuclease VII large subunit, coding for MRHASGIGRPAPRMYQALSVSELNNYLRELLETNPLLSDVWVEGEISEFKRHAASGHCYFSLKDSQALLRAVMWRSAAARLGALPQPGEAVLVHGYVSIYPQRGDLQLYADMLLPAGVGVLHARFEELKARLAAEGLFNLERKRPLPARPRRIGIVTAPQSAALHDMLTILGRRCPLVEVLVAPCLVQGERAPDSIVAALTSLFQAEVDVIIVARGGGSLEDLWSFNDEAVARAVFASPVPVITGVGHETDTTIVDLVADRRAPTPSAAAELVVPDLPELLAEVAGARARLDAAVSAILALRRSQVAEASRFVERHAPLRRLDRERQQVDDLLRRLERSVSAAVQLRSVALAGLAGRLQILSPRATLARGYAVARRADTGQVLTDPLQAPPTTPLTITLRDGELRATADEAG
- the accB gene encoding acetyl-CoA carboxylase biotin carboxyl carrier protein, whose protein sequence is MSDRPDTSSDVFGLDAVREVLRLIHETDISELLIERGDAKLHVKRGVPPQPSQSFPVAPILPTTLPSPLPSAPLQPVFQSAPAPEGPPVETPAGHTVLAPMVGTFYAAPSPKDAPFVQEGDEVRIGDTIGIIEAMKMMNEIEADAAGRIARILVKNGQPVEYGQPLMVIEPL
- a CDS encoding DUF2892 domain-containing protein, which encodes MPQNLGTSDRDIRLVLTAVFGLIALFAPSAGVWQIIPALLALAMLTTAAVGFCPLYSVFGISTNKEQSGVGK
- a CDS encoding transcriptional regulator; translated protein: MHKLKLVTIVAEALLEERLLRELRQLGARGYTLVMARGEGTRGVHASSWEGPNLRIETLVSPEVAERIMTYVADHYFADYAVIVYCMDAEVIRGEKYL
- a CDS encoding sodium-dependent bicarbonate transport family permease codes for the protein MTILDLVRLNLLSPMVLAFVLGGIATLVHSDLKFPEELYVGLSIYLLLAIGLKGGAALSETPFSVILWPALATLALGLIIPVVAYVILRRLGRFEIADAAALAAHYGSVSAVTFAAVQTFLEALKVPYEGFTPTLVAILEVPAIVVALLIARVAMGHGGGWGEVFRELLAGKSILLLLGGLVIGLLSGQTGLKQVAPLFVDPFKGALTLFLLEMGMVAARRLSDLRKVGLFLVAFGILMPIASGIAGIWLGSLTGLSPGGAVVLGTLAASASYIAAPAAVRIALPQANPSYYLTASLAITFPFNLAFGIPLYYSLSNLFY
- a CDS encoding ATP-dependent Clp protease adaptor ClpS, giving the protein MTTQDPDVHVIPNLTFKVAEREDLEKPYRVIIENDDVTPMDFVVTVLRVFFGLSFNRAVVVMLTAHYEGRAHVATLPYEEARERVYNAHHAAREAGYPLTFYLEPDT
- a CDS encoding class A beta-lactamase-related serine hydrolase; protein product: MTWPRFAAISLLCLALVANCAPVASQRDPSAPAGQPGTAVAVLKASAPTPTPVFATGTTVAGITVAGLTLDQAERRLRAALSVPPEIEVRVGSLRRSLGAELIGLTVPVEELLTRAAPALAGSTPVTVSAAFDYDQAALRREIAALAAEVAVPPTIHVITSTEALSRSFGFTPGRILEVDAAVARIGQGLAAGDAGPFTLTLSEDATPPRAPLIQLREEVEALAAEWPGVVGFQLIDLQTGASVGFHEHTVFAGASTIKTAIMLNTYVNLDDIGEREQELLAKMIGESDNLAANDLLAAAAGGRGTEYAFVGADAMSIMLQEKLGLKHTYLYIPFEATDYIRLYKPKFRCGPKGPVGEKPYTEHGNCLRAEPASMARLYQLIDQCAANEGLLLERFERLTAARCQEMLDYLAANDDQTRLVAGVPPGVRVEHKSGWIEDMQADAGIVRSPNGAYAIAIYIYRPLPPGRHFWPDELMAPVVAAFSRLAYTAYNPVRLDRRVEESGHTRLLRPPAGGAELN
- a CDS encoding deoxyguanosinetriphosphate triphosphohydrolase; the encoded protein is MIRTPREYQEDLEARVLSTFAARSSAAVRDYPEPPCAVRPAYQRDRDRILHSKSFRRLKHKTQVFIAPPGDHYRTRLTHTLEVTQIARTVARALRLNEDLTEAIGLGHDLGHAPFGHAGETALTRIYPDHFRHNEQSRRIVEVLEHGGQGLNLTYAVREGIYLHSKARRDIMTTAWGTASTLEGQLIKICDSVAYINHDIDDAIRAGVLREEDLPAEAIAVLGRSHRERINTMVGDLIQFNWWATGEANPPDPPLIGMSPAVLAATNQLRDFMFRAVYQDRRARAESEKARFIIETLYEYYVKHPDEIPEELQRINQQRSEPVERMVVDHIASMTDRYAIETFKRVFIPRTWGG